The Streptomyces sp. NBC_00576 genome contains the following window.
GCGCATGTTGCGGGTCTTCGCGCGGGAGTCGGTGAGGGAGACACGGACGACACGTTCGTCGGGGTCGTAGGCGTGGTTGACGTTCGAGAGCTGGGGACGGCCATCGGCCTTGAGGGTGACCAGCACTCCGCCGTCGTACTCGGAGAGCAGCTTCAGCAGCGGGTCCTGCGCGTCGTCCTGAGTCATGTCTCGCTCAACAGAACGCCACCGCCCTTTCATTCCGATTCACACCGAGTAGACACTGTCTACTCGGTGCTGGTAGACAGTGTCTATGAGCGATTCCCTGCGTACCCGCCTGATCGATGTCGGCGTCGACCTGGTGACCTCGGAAGGCGTGCACGCGCTCACCCTCCGGGAGATCGCCCGCCGCGCCGGCGTCTCGCACGGCGCCCCTCGCCGCTACTTCCCGACCCACCTGGAGCTGCTGTCCGCCATCGCCCGCCGCGGCTTCACCGAGCTGGCGGCCAGGGGGGCACAGGCGATCGAGGACAGTGGGCGCGGTACGGCGGGACCCCGGGAGCAGATCGCCGTCCTCGGGCGCGTGTACCTCGACTTCGCGCTCGCCAACCGGGGCATGCACGAGCTGATGTTCCGTCACGACCTGCTGGAGAGCAACACGTTGGGGCTGCGTGAGGCCAGCCTGCCCGTCTTCGCCCAGCTGGTGGATCTCGTCGGGCAGGCCCGGCCGGAGGCCGACGCCCGGCTCCTCGCCGGGTCACTGCTGGCGAACCTCTACGGCATCGCCCAGCTGTGGACCTGGGGCAGCCTCCAACTCACCACGGGCGCCGACGACTTCGCACCCCTGCTGCGTACGGCCCTCGACGCGCACCTCGGACCGGAGGAGCGGTGAGCGCGCATCGGGTCCGGGGGTCCGGGAGTCGTCCCCCGGGAAGGCGCAGTGCTCTCGCGAGCAGTGTGATCGGGGCGGTGGTCGTCGCTCTCGACGGCACCGTGCTGACCATCGCGCAGCCCACCCTGCAACGGGAACTGCACGCCTCGTTCGCCGAGGTCCAGTGGACGAGCACCACGTATCTCATCGCGGTGGCGAGCCTCCTCGTGTTCGCCGGGCGGCTCGGCGACCGGTATGGGCATCAACGGCTGTTCGCCATCGGGGTGTTGGGGTTCGGGGCGGTGTCGGCGGGCATCGGGTTCGCGTCCGGGGTGGGCTGGGTGATCGGACTGCGGGCCGTTCAGGGGGTCTTCGGCGCGCTGCTGCAACCCGCCACGCTCGGGATGCTGCGCGCCGCGTTCCCGCCCGAGCGGCTCGGGATGCCGATCGCGCTGCGGACCAGTGCGATCGGGGTGGCCGCGGCGGCCGGTCCGCTGGTGGGCGGTGTCCTGGTGACCCAGGTGGGCTGGCGGGCGGTGTTCTTCCTCAATGTCGTACCGGCGCTGGTGCTGGGCGTCCTGGCGCTGGCCGTCCGTGCTCCCGGCCCTCGCCGGTCACCCGAACCCGGACAGGGGCGGCTCGACCTCCCCGGCGCCGCGCTGCTTGCGCTGTCCCTCGCCTGCCTGGTGCACACGCTCGTCGGTGTCCCGGAGCACGGCTGGAGCACATCAGGCGTCCTCGGGCTGCTCACGGCGACGGGCGCGGGCCTCGTCCTCGTACGCCATGAGCGGCGTACGGGTGACCCGCTGCTGCCGCCCGACGTGCTCGGATCGGTGGTCGTGGGCGCCGCGCTGGGCATTCTCGTGGCCGCGTCGGCTGCGATGTTCGGCACACTCTTCGTGGCCAGCTACGTACTCCAGGACGAGCTGGGCATGGACCCGTTGCGCACGAGTCTGGCCGCGCTGCCCGGCGGCGTGGCGATGGTGCTGGGGGCACCCGTGGCCGCCGTGCTGCTGCGTCGGTACGGGGCCCGGCGTACGACCGTGGCCGGTCTGGTCATGCTCGCGCTGGGCGTGCTCATACTGTCCCGGGCGTCCGGGACGGTGGCTGTCGGCGGTGGATTCCTGCTGCTCGGAGCAGGTTTCGCCGCCGTGATGGTGACCGCGACAGCCGTCGTCGTACGGCATGTCCCGGCCGGGTCCGCAGGGGTGGCGGGCGGGTTGCAGCAGACCGCGATGAACGTCGGCCCGGTCCTCGGGGTGGCCACGGCGGCCACGCTCGCCACCGCCACCGACGGACTGCGGACCGCGTTGCCCGTGCTCGCGGGCGTGGCCCTCGTCGGCGTACTCGCCGCCCGAAAACTGCCGGTCATGGGCGACGCGAAGGCGACGCCTGTCGGGTCCCTGCGTCACCATGGGGGG
Protein-coding sequences here:
- a CDS encoding TetR/AcrR family transcriptional regulator, producing MSDSLRTRLIDVGVDLVTSEGVHALTLREIARRAGVSHGAPRRYFPTHLELLSAIARRGFTELAARGAQAIEDSGRGTAGPREQIAVLGRVYLDFALANRGMHELMFRHDLLESNTLGLREASLPVFAQLVDLVGQARPEADARLLAGSLLANLYGIAQLWTWGSLQLTTGADDFAPLLRTALDAHLGPEER
- a CDS encoding MFS transporter, translating into MVVALDGTVLTIAQPTLQRELHASFAEVQWTSTTYLIAVASLLVFAGRLGDRYGHQRLFAIGVLGFGAVSAGIGFASGVGWVIGLRAVQGVFGALLQPATLGMLRAAFPPERLGMPIALRTSAIGVAAAAGPLVGGVLVTQVGWRAVFFLNVVPALVLGVLALAVRAPGPRRSPEPGQGRLDLPGAALLALSLACLVHTLVGVPEHGWSTSGVLGLLTATGAGLVLVRHERRTGDPLLPPDVLGSVVVGAALGILVAASAAMFGTLFVASYVLQDELGMDPLRTSLAALPGGVAMVLGAPVAAVLLRRYGARRTTVAGLVMLALGVLILSRASGTVAVGGGFLLLGAGFAAVMVTATAVVVRHVPAGSAGVAGGLQQTAMNVGPVLGVATAATLATATDGLRTALPVLAGVALVGVLAARKLPVMGDAKATPVGSLRHHGGS